Proteins from a genomic interval of Sebastes umbrosus isolate fSebUmb1 chromosome 24 unlocalized genomic scaffold, fSebUmb1.pri SUPER_24_unloc_2, whole genome shotgun sequence:
- the LOC119484159 gene encoding BCL-6 corepressor-like, whose amino-acid sequence MVDAGTSYRMNPLAALSIDRNALVGENYRPHGGIFFPGVHPLSAEKPQEAGTSLPLGYDLLYKPGVALLDGQKSTNGYVGLYKSPPPGFQKPLAVPAAGGDGLGLDRRVLSTDKQSELGLNGAGGFLRLPWISPYADATMYPFLDMAYKASFLSQPSPFLHQQLAYQSLCAAGAGSSSPGEDRLFYLPHYGPAHISSPLGPLIRIPTATPAPAVLSPRSHCQDQALQGLGPPVHQEPFSTSPQIHQEPQAVHHTDRQHGSSSAKSSQPTSTKNTISSSSSSGSTGAAVSSSASTATLESPTVTHPLVPPPQPLNNTTTDLQKSLYRSTSSSSTSLSGSHTFKKGSLSSEHSGSNKTKDASSEKCKSPAKTSQDKAVPQKPAKNSRENPLDLSAKELEEFSNGFPSKLEALAKLGYLPPSHYGLLASQNLKEGLPPPVTTPEKTPEKSSTVPSPWVAPGPSSAVSSQIMKNKSDHHPQPQNSPGSTTVEVTSIPSPASGGRPSASSPSPKFKVEWPRVPPIDLENPSSKGETRSKPEAQETPHPQQQSRIGNGNSSSQIYGDSYLPPGLGYTNRYIPYSVAENMSLQRMTIPGKGPIYTHPALLGNSSFYPPKHGLPYGVHPNQGDFMPYQNSRGMAPPPVPSHPGLDRLETQDKTWNAEPYRNQDRPDADSSQRSDEKSTNQTIKASGRSLTSTRDDVVCIDLVHDEPEDELSTNKHNSPSREDFSKIGGNHIHEREPPKALPPSQAAEPRQGLPNTSQPQPSPIPEEIPENEEPLSPFPDIPEEQTMRCARTSPQQFSRKCKASGGAADLGATSGQNNGVDSAGNEAKANKTPEQSPSRNSLVPFSKENCSSDIMRAVCAVTSPKSPSDGGSCHPDSPVCSSKEPVCRDSRSQVPASRSFNPRVPAGGVTNNPTSPSFVNRNFVGPCCRNLAPRAPTIEPRLFSGPTLGNRNPESPNCRNINPRFTNCENSNAVRPLCGNIRAPTCGNTCFSCPNCGNTPSKGQFSGNNQTCVHNNPTLRNNLPRGQTCRHLSPSNPTNLIPADLTPEPPVNKDLKYENLSSDEIRRETADFGLAATGCGDVNEDSMDLLLDEDDGCSKFRRSGLTKRIANSSGYVGDRIKCVTTELYADSSKLSREQRALQRAMLRFSELELKEKEGGRGEEEEEEEEGMTAAEAELADGQRGDGGREEEEEEEEEGRKREGGRGGSPCEAAAEAARVELSVHLVHKPPHSFPPGSTAFTSTPETLTGVSLLRFHGPSCPHNRLPVLPPCRHSDDLPVLPPCRHSDDLPVLPPCRRSDDLPVLPQCRRSVDLPVLPPCRHSGDLPVLGEKEDASAEEQKKNKDEEGCLQEEKKKQQQQQRFLSTARGLLQGNVSTPTATPTPTPTPTPTPMPTPTPTPMPTTPTATPTATPTAAAPLGGSSPNVAANRRRLFSLEPFHQSSISSSRLKRGREEDWEEDRIGNPNKKTKVTNDSTLEDVKKLKVCIELNGLRLNKPRLPGELSQWLPSGQSSAEVDRKFRVDVPAVRGRSEVNGGWCDPTFVRRDDPRVVHASPPSSPAHLPRQPSPASFTSLASSRLQDKHQKLRESRRVSGFLPSLPPLPPSFSPCPDRHPFRCHEDDLSRPKGKRPCKTKHTGGEAAREEERDGGGSDDEVSGKASPSDPPPSPSPQHAHIARPAPPEVRRLIVNKNAGETLLQRAARLGYEVTRRKRTREYGPHFTLRRNLYVSFPFLLLRG is encoded by the exons ATg GTGGATGCCGGCACATCTTACAGGATGAACCCGCTAGCTGCCCTCAGTATCGACCGCAACGCTCTGGTGGGGGAAAACTACCGCCCCCACGGGGGAATCTTCTTCCCCGGCGtccatcctctctctgctgAAAAGCCCCAGGAGGCTGGCACTTCCCTCCCGCTTGGTTATGATCTCCTGTACAAACCAGGTGTAGCCCTGTTGGATGGTCAGAAATCCACAAATGGATATGTTGGACTTTACAAGAGCCCACCCCCAGGGTTTCAGAAACCGCTGGCTGTCCCTGCTGCAGGAGGTGATGGCCTGGGGCTGGACCGCCGAGTTTTATCCACTGACAAGCAGTCAGAACTGGGTCTGAACGGTGCTGGTGGCTTCCTGAGGTTACCCTGGATCAGCCCTTATGCTGATGCAACCATGTACCCCTTCCTTGACATGGCGTACAAGGCGTCCTTCCTGTCCCAGCCGTCACCGTTCCTTCACCAGCAGCTGGCGTATCAGTCGTTGTGTGCTGCTGGGGCAGGAAGCAGCTCACCTGGGGAAGACAGACTTTTCTACCTGCCTCATTATGGCCCGGCCCACATCTCATCCCCACTGGGTCCTCTAATCAGGATCCCTACCGCAACTCCAGCTCCTGCTGTCCTTTCACCCCGGTCCCACTGCCAGGACCAGGCCTTACAGGGCCTTGGTCCTCCAGTGCATCAGGAACCCTTTAGCACCAGCCCACAGATCCACCAGGAGCCTCAAGCTGTTCATCATACTGATCGACAACATGGCAGCAGTAGCGCAAAGTCCAGTCAACCCACTTCCACCAAGAACACtattagcagcagcagtagtagtgggAGTACTGGTGCCGCTGTTAGCAGTTCAGCTAGCACTGCTACCTTAGAGTCACCCACAGTTACCCATCCTCTAGTTCCCCCACCTCAACCCCTCAACAACACCACTACAGACCTCCAAAAGTCGCTTTACAGGAGcacctcctcatcctcaacATCACTGTCAGGGTCTCACACCTTTAAAAAGGGCAGCCTGAGCTCGGAGCATTCAGGCAGCAACAAAACCAAAGATGCCAGCTCAGAGAAGTGTAAATCACCTGCAAAGACATCACAGGACAAAGCTGTGCCTCAAAAACCTGCCAAAAACTCCAGGGAAAACCCTTTGGATCTGTCTGCCAAAGAGTTGGAGGAATTCTCAAATGGATTCCCGTCCAAACTAGAGGCCCTGGCCAAGTTGGGGTATTTACCACCGTCTCATTACGGGCTGCTAGCCAGCCAGAACCTAAAGGAAGGTCTACCCCCACCGGTTACCACTCCAGAAAAGACTCCTGAAAAGAGCAGCACTGTGCCATCCCCTTGGGTTGCTCCGGGTCCTTCCTCGGCTGTCAGCTCCCAAATTATGAAAAACAAGAGTGATCATCATCCACAACCTCAGAACTCACCTGGCTCCACGACCGTGGAGGTGACCAGTATTCCCAGCCCTGCCTCAGGGGGAAGACCTTCTGCATCATCTCCTTCCCCAAAGTTCAAAGTTGAATGGCCACGAGTTCCCCCGATTGATTTGGAGAATCCGAGCAGTAAAGGAGAAACTCGTTCTAAGCCAGAGGCTCAAGAGACACCTCATCCACAGCAGCAATCTCGCATTGGAAATGGAAACTCGTCCAGTCAAATCTACGGTGACTCCTACCTCCCTCCTGGCTTAGGTTACACTAACCGCTACATCCCGTACTCAGTTGCTGAGAATATGTCCTTGCAACGCATGACCATACCAGGCAAAGGGCCTATCTATACCCACCCAGCCTTGCTGGGCAACAGCAGCTTTTACCCACCAAAACATGGACTTCCATATGGAGTACATCCAAACCAGGGTGACTTCATGCCATACCAGAATTCCCGGGGGATGGCCCCTCCACCTGTCCCCTCCCACCCGGGTCTCGACCGACTTGAGACCCAGGATAAAACCTGGAATGCAGAACCATACCGGAACCAGGACAGGCCGGATGCTGATAGCTCCCAAAGGAGTGACGaaaagtccacaaaccaaaccATAAAGGCTTCAGGTAGAAGCCTCACTTCTACCAGAGATGATGTAGTTTGTATCGACCTGGTGCACGATGAGCCAGAGGATGAATTGTCCACCAACAAGCACAACTCTCCATCTAGAGAGGATTTCTCTAAGATTGGCGGTAACCACATCCACGAAAGAGAGCCTCCAAAAGCACTTCCTCCCAGCCAGGCTGCCGAGCCGAGACAAGGCTTACCCAACACTTCCCAACCACAGCCTTCCCCCATCCCAGAGGAGATCCCGGAAAACGAGGAACCACTTAGTCCATTCCCAGACATCCCAGAGGAGCAGACGATGCGCTGTGCCCGAACTTCCCCTCAGCAGTTTTCTAGAAAATGTAAAGCCTCTGGTGGTGCTGCGGACTTGGGTGCCACTAGCGGTCAAAATAATGGTGTTGACAGCGCTGGCAATGAAGCTAAGGCCAATAAAACTCCTGAGCAAAGCCCTTCTAGAAACTCATTGGTTCCTTTTAGCAAAGAAAACTGTTCTAGTGACATCATGCGAGCAGTGTGTGCTGTCACCAGCCCAAAGAGTCCGTCTGATGGGGGCAGCTGTCATCCGGACAGTCCAGTCTGCAGCAGTAAGGAACCAGTATGTAGAGATTCCAGGTCCCAGGTCCCAGCATCCAGGAGTTTTAATCCCAGGGTTCCAGCTGGAGGAGTTACGAACAACCCAACAAGTCCAAGTTTTGTCAACAGAAACTTCGTGGGCCCATGTTGCAGAAATCTGGCGCCGAGGGCTCCAACTATTGAACCCAGGCTTTTCAGCGGCCCAACTCTTGGAAATCGCAACCCTGAGTCCCCAAACTGCAGGAACATCAACCCCAGATTTACAAATTGTGAAAACAGCAATGCCGTGCGTCCACTTTGTGGAAACATCAGGGCTCCTACATGCGGAAATACGTGTTTTAGTTGTCCAAATTGTGGGAATACCCCCTCTAAGGGCCAGTTTTCTGGAAATAACCAAACTTGTGTGCACAACAATCCCACATTACGAAACAATCTTCCTCGAGGCCAAACCTGTCGGCACCTTTCACCTTCCAATCCCACCAACTTAATCCCTGCAGATCTGACTCCAGAACCGCCGGTTAACAAAGACCTAAAATATGAAAACCTTTCCTCCGATGAGATCCGGAGAGAGACGGCGGACTTTGGCCTCGCCGCCACCGGCTGTGGCGATGTGAACGAGGACAGCATGGATCTCCTGCTAGACGAGGATGACGGCTGCAGCAAGTTCCGGCGCTCCGGCCTCACCAAACGCATCGCCAACTCATCCGGCTACGTGGGCGACCGGATCAAATGCGTGACCACGGAGCTTTACGCCGACTCCAGCAAGCTGAGCAGAGAGCAGCGAGCACTTCAG cgAGCGATGCTGAGGTTCTCTGAGCTGGAGctgaaggagaaagagggaggaagaggagaagaagaagaggaagaggaagaagggatGACAGCGGCGGAGGCGGAGCTGGCAGACGGCCAGCggggagacggagggagggaggaggaggaggaggaggaggaggaggggaggaagagagagggaggaagaggaggaagtccCTGTGAGGCCGCCGCCGAGGCAGCGAGAG TTGAACTCTCGGTGCACCTCGTTCACAAACCGCCGCACTCGTTTCCTCCAGGAAGCACCGCATTCACATCAACACCTGAGACACTGACTGGAGTCTCTCTGCTTCGTTTCCACG gtCCATCCTGCCCTCACAACCGCCTCCCCGTCCTGCCGCCGTGCCGCCACTCAGACGACCTCCCCGTCCTGCCGCCGTGCCGCCACTCAGACGACCTCCCCGTCCTGCCGCCGTGCCGCCGCTCCGACGACCTCCCTGTCCTGCCGCAGTGCCGCCGCTCAGTCGACCTCCCCGTCCTGCCGCCGTGCCGCCACTCCGGCGACCTCCCCGTCCTCGGAGAGAAGGAGGACGCctcagcagaggagcagaagaagaacaaaGATGAAGAAGGATGTCtgcaggaagagaagaagaaacaacaacaacaacaaaggttTCTGTCCACAGCCAGAGGGCTGCTTCAGGGAAACGTCTCCACGCCGACCGCCACGCCGACCCCCACGCCGACCCCCACGCCAACCCCCATGCCGACCCCCACGCCAACCCCCATGCCGACCACGCCGACCGCCACACCGACCGCCACACCGACCGCCGCAGCTCCACTCGGAGGTTCCAGTCCCAACGTGGCGGCGAACCGACGGCGCCTCTTCAGTCTGGAGCCGTTCCACcagagcagcatcagcagcagccggctgaagagagggagggaggaggactgggaggaggaCCGGATCGGAAACCCCAACAAGAAGACCAAGGTCACCAACG ACTCGACCCTGGAGGACGTGAAGAAGCTGAAGGTTTGCATCGAGCTCAACGGCCTCCGACTCAACAAGCCCCGCCTCCCCGGGGAGCTCAGCCAATGGCTGCCCTCCGGCCAGAGTTCGGCGGAGGTTGACAGAAAGTTCAGAGTGGACGTCCCGGCCGTCAgggggaggtcagaggtcaacggaggCTGGTGCGACCCGACGTTTGTGAGGAGGGACGACCCGAGAG tTGTCCACGCGTCGCCGCCCTCCTCTCCCGCCCATCTCCCCCGGCAACCGTCCCCTGCATCCTTCACCTCCCTCGCCTCCTCCCGCCTCCAGGACAAGCATCAGAAGCTGAGGGAGAGCCGCCGggtctccggcttcctcccttccttacctcctcttcctccctccttctcgcCCTGTCCCGACCGCCATCCCTTCCGCTGCCACGAAGACGACCTCAGCAGGCCGAAGGGCAAGCGTCCCTGCAAGACGAAGCACACGGGAGGAGAAGCggcgagggaggaggagagagacgggGGAGGAAGCGACGATGAGGTGAGTGGAAAG GCGTCCCCGTCCGACCCGCCTCCCTCGCCCTCGCCGCAGCACGCCCACATCGCCCGGCCCGCCCCCCCTGAAGTCCGCCGGCTCATCGTGAACAAGAACGCCGGAGAGACGCTGCTGCAGCGCGCCGCCCGCCTGGGATACGAGGTAACGAGACGCAAACGCACCCGGGAATATGGACCTCATTTTACCCTGAGAAGAAACCTCTATGTTTCCTTCCCATTCCtgctcctcagaggatga